One Orcinus orca chromosome 7, mOrcOrc1.1, whole genome shotgun sequence genomic window carries:
- the KCNJ13 gene encoding inward rectifier potassium channel 13, producing MDGSNCKVIAPLLTQRYRRMVTKDGHSTLQMDGAQRGLAYLRDAWGILMDMRWRWMMLVFSASFVIHWLVFAVLWYVLAEMNGDLELDHDAPPENHTICVKYITSFTAAFSFSLETQLTIGYGTMFPSGDCPSAIALLAIQMLLGLMLEAFITGAFVAKIARPKNRAFSIRFTDLAVVAHVDGKPNLIFQVANTRPSPLTSVRVSAVLYQERENGELYQTSVDFHLDGISSEECPFFIFPLTYYHSIIPSSPLATLLQHENPPHFELVVFLSAMQEGTGEICQRRTSYLPSEIMLHHCFASLLTRGSKGEYQIKMENFDKTIPELPTPLVSKSPNRTDLDIHINGQSIDNFQISETGLTE from the exons ATGGATGGCAGTAATTGCAAAGTTATTGCTCCTCTCCTAACTCAGAGATACCGGAGGATGGTCACCAAGGATGGCCATAGCACACTTCAAATGGATGGCGCTCAAAGAGGTCTTGCATATCTTCGAGACGCTTGGGGAATCCTAATGGACATGCGCTGGCGCTGGATGATGTTggttttttctgcttcttttgttATCCACTGGCTTGTCTTTGCAGTGCTCTGGTATGTTCTAGCTGAGATGAATGGTGATCTGGAACTAGATCATGATGCCCCACCTGAAAACCACACTATCTGTGTCAAGTACATCACCAGTTTCACAGCTGCATTCTCCTTCTCCCTGGAGACACAACTCACAATTGGTTACGGTACCATGTTCCCCAGTGGTGACTGTCCTAGTGCAATCGCCCTACTTGCCATACAAATGCTCCTAGGCCTCATGCTAGAGGCCTTCATCACAG GTGCCTTTGTGGCGAAGATTGCCCGGCCAAAAAATCGAGCTTTCTCAATTCGCTTTACTGACTTAGCAGTAGTAGCTCACGTAGATGGTAAACCTAATCTTATTTTCCAAGTGGCCAACACTCGACCTAGCCCTCTAACCAGTGTTCGGGTCTCAGCTGTACTCTATCAGGAAAGAGAAAACGGCGAACTCTACCAGACCAGTGTGGACTTCCACCTTGATGGCATCAGTTCTGAGGAATGTCCATTCTTTATCTTTCCACTAACCTACTATCACTCCATTATACCATCGAGTCCCCTGGCTACTCTGCTCCAGCATGAAAATCCTCCCCACTTTGAATTAGTTGTGTTCCTTTCAGCAATGCAGGAAGGCACTGGAGAAATATGCCAAAGGAGGACATCCTACCTACCCTCTGAGATCATGTTACATCACTGTTTTGCATCTCTGCTGACCCGAGGTTCCAAAGGTGAATATCAAATCAAGATGGAGAATTTTGATAAGACTATTCCTGAACTTCCAACACCTCTGGTCTCCAAGAGCCCAAACAGGACTGACCTGGACATCCATATCAATGGACAAAGCATTGACAATTTTCAGATCTCTGAAACAGGACTGACAGAGTAA